TTGAACCCCTCATAGACTTTTTTCCAGTTCAGGCTCTTCACAATCAGTTTCTTGTCATCTCTCCAGATCTGTCCTCCAAGTACAAATGTTGCAATAGACTGACCTACAACGCTTCCAGTTATCAATCCGCCTGCACCGATTTTCTCTATAAGCCCAAGCCCTACCTGCGTTGTAGTACTCGAAACCGAACTGAAAACTTTTGAAAGGGAAAGTCTCTTGAAGAGTTTTGTTCTTGAATTCCAGTTATTCAGTGCAAGAAATAGCCCGTTTACAAAAATGAACGGAGGCACAAACCAGAGATAATCTCCTATTTGCTGAAAATTCAGGACATTAACTATAGGTTCTTTGAGATACCATATGGCTAAAAATGTTAAACCACTTATAAACAATACTGCTAGAAAACTCAATACTAACAGGTTTACAGCTTCTTCGTCCGATTCAGGCAGCATTATAGAATACTCATACCTCATGCATGCAATGACACTGATAATGCTGGTAATAGAGATGTACAGAGCCCAGATCCCGAAATCATCAGGCCCATACAAGCGGGTCAATACAGGAGCAGATAGAATCATAAGGATTTGAGCAAAGGTTGTCCCGCCTGCAAGTGTTAGCACATCGAGAGCAAAGCTTTCCTTCTTGCTGTTACCCAATCGTTTTTCTGCTGCATCTGCTGTCGTCTCATCCATATCCAGTACCTTAAAAAAGTTTCCTTTAGAGCTGATCTCCATGTGTTCCTGTATTCTCAAGAGGCTTTTATCTTGAAAACACAATCCTGGGGTATGATATTCTCAGGTTGATATCGGATCTCTGACTTTCCCCTCTAAGCCCCCCTATAAATAAGCCCTCCCTAAATAAATTTATCGGCTTCCCCAACTTACGTAACAATTGAGAATATTATTTCCCTTCACTCCCCTCAACATTACTTTATTATAGGTTCCTTTTATGGTTTCTGACAGGAAGCCAGTTATAAATAGAGTTTGAACAGAACTTAACATTATACACTGGTAGCAATCAGTTTATCAGGTATCAGGCATACGCAGCCGAAAATAGGTTTATCAATCAAGCCTGCTTGAGGGGTTAATTAATAATTCTTGGCCTGATTAATTACCTTATTTATTCAAAAATAGTTGATTTATCCAATGACCAGTAGTTATCTGTTGAATACAAGGTTATGGGCATGTTTTCCAGTATTTCGGTTCAACATTAGTGGACCACCAGTTGTATATTTCTTCTCCACTTGCAATCCAGGCTTTTTTACCAGAGACATATTTGAGGAATTTTTCGTAATATTTAAGGCTTTCTCCCTCAATGCTTGTATTATTATGCCACAGGACCGTAATTACGCCATTATACTGCTCAACCTTATCAACAAGGCTTTTTATGAGTTCCCAGGCCTGCTTAATGTCAAGTCGCATGTAACTTCTTAATAAAGTTCGATCCATAACTATTAGAGGAAGCTCAAGGATATCGATTTGTTTTCCGGTATTTATGTTATAAGGCCTGAAGGGATGGCACATCCCATTTCTAAAACCTGCGCAATCTGCATATCCGAATGTTGTATCATACTTAAAATTGGCTTTACTCAACAGTTCCCATGTATCAGGCACTCTAAACCTTAAAAAATGATTTCTGTACCCTATAATTTGCTTGCCGAGAACCCTCTCAAGCCTCTGTTTTTTTTCTAACACATCCTCAAAACTCTTGTAAGACTCATGCCCTCCATGCAGGCCTACTTCCCATCCGTGGGAAGATATGAACTTTAATTCGGTTTCGAGATCCGCAATTTCATAATTGAAATCCTGTTCTCCAGGGCGCAGAGCCATAAAATAAAAGCTGGATTTAGCGTTGTATTTTGCTTCCAGCTCCATTATTTCTCTAAAGTTCCAGTAGGGATTACACTTTTTATTAATTCTGGAAAAAGGTGCTTTCATGGCATCTATAAAGTTCCCTCTGGCAAATGCCTTGGCAGTCTCAATTATGGGGTAGAATTTCTCCGGATATACTACATCAATATCATGAGTAAGGCAAACTGCAAACTTCCTTCCATCCGGATACTCAGGACATAAACCCTTTTCTACTAGAAATCTGGAAACATTTG
This region of Methanosarcina flavescens genomic DNA includes:
- a CDS encoding polysaccharide deacetylase family protein, translated to MIETLEQNEELWNLFTKKEEYNLYFSDQYDRFPYYLSGQRNVFDPNVSRFLVEKGLCPEYPDGRKFAVCLTHDIDVVYPEKFYPIIETAKAFARGNFIDAMKAPFSRINKKCNPYWNFREIMELEAKYNAKSSFYFMALRPGEQDFNYEIADLETELKFISSHGWEVGLHGGHESYKSFEDVLEKKQRLERVLGKQIIGYRNHFLRFRVPDTWELLSKANFKYDTTFGYADCAGFRNGMCHPFRPYNINTGKQIDILELPLIVMDRTLLRSYMRLDIKQAWELIKSLVDKVEQYNGVITVLWHNNTSIEGESLKYYEKFLKYVSGKKAWIASGEEIYNWWSTNVEPKYWKTCP